GGTCCGCCAACCTTCATTGACGTGTACCGCTTCATGGGAACGTTCATCAAGACCTGGCCCCTGATTCCTTTCCACTCCATTCCGCAATGAGCCTCTCACCTATCTTGTAAAGGTCGCCGGCACCGAGAGTAATAACCAGATCACCCGGAGCCACCATGCGGAGGATCGTCTCCGCGACGTCATCTTTGGTTGGCGCAAAGAGTACGTTCTTGTGGCCGCTCTTGCTGATGCGCTCCGCAAGGGCGCTTCCGCTGATGCCCTCGATCTTCTCTTCGGATGCGGCATAAATCTCCGTAACAATCAGCAGATCCGCTTCGTTAAAGGACGTAACGAACTGTTCGAGGAGAGCCTTGGTCCTCGTGTACCGGTGCGGCTGAAAAGCGACTATCACTCTTCCCTTCCAGATATCGCGGATCGCAGCAAGAGTCGCTCTGATCTCGGTCGGGTGATGACCGTAATCATCCATCAAGGTCCATTCTTTCTGCCACTTTACTTCGAGCCTTCTGTGGATCCCGGCAAAGCGGCTCAATGCTTCCTGCACCGTGGAGAAGGGGATGTCAAGCTCGATGGCCACCCCGATCGCTGCCAGCGCGTTGACCACGTTATGAATACCGGGCGTAGCAAGGACCACTTCGCCCAGCCCGGTTCCCTTGTAAGTCACTTTGAAGCTGGTCGTAAAACCTTCCTGTTTTGTGACTTCCGCCCTCAGATCTGCCTGCTTTGAAAGTCCGTAGGTCATGTATCTACGCTTCAAAGAAGGGATCACGCTCTGTAGTTCCGGGTTGTCGATGCAGAGAATAACGAGGCCAAAAAAGGGCACCTTGTTGAGGAACCTGACGAAAGCCTCTTTGATCTCTTCGATGTCTTTATAAAAATCGAGATGCTCCAAGTCGATGTTTGTGGCAACAGCGATTGTGGGAAAGAGCAAAAGAAAGGTCCCATCGCTCTCGTCGGCTTCTGCAACGAGGTATTCGCTTCCGCCAAGCTGCGCGCTCGTCCCGAGGCTGTTGAGCCGTCCTCCTATAACGCACGTGGGATCAAAGCCCGCGGCATCGAGAATTGAGGCGACAAGAGAGGTTGTTGTCGTCTTGCCGTGAGCACCAGCCACGGCAATGCTGTACTTCATCCTCATCAGTTCGGCAAGCATCTCCGCTCTCGGTATGACGGGGATGAAGCGGCTCTTTGCCGCTTTCACTTCCGGGTTGTCAGACTTGACCGCCGACGAGACGACGACCACATCCACCTGGGTCACGTTCTCTTCCTTGTGGCCGTAATAGATCTCGGCCCCGAGAGAGACAAGTCG
The Syntrophorhabdales bacterium genome window above contains:
- the murC gene encoding UDP-N-acetylmuramate--L-alanine ligase — translated: MFRKIEKIHFIGIGGIGMSGIAEVLLNLGFKVTGSDLRETETTERLVSLGAEIYYGHKEENVTQVDVVVVSSAVKSDNPEVKAAKSRFIPVIPRAEMLAELMRMKYSIAVAGAHGKTTTTSLVASILDAAGFDPTCVIGGRLNSLGTSAQLGGSEYLVAEADESDGTFLLLFPTIAVATNIDLEHLDFYKDIEEIKEAFVRFLNKVPFFGLVILCIDNPELQSVIPSLKRRYMTYGLSKQADLRAEVTKQEGFTTSFKVTYKGTGLGEVVLATPGIHNVVNALAAIGVAIELDIPFSTVQEALSRFAGIHRRLEVKWQKEWTLMDDYGHHPTEIRATLAAIRDIWKGRVIVAFQPHRYTRTKALLEQFVTSFNEADLLIVTEIYAASEEKIEGISGSALAERISKSGHKNVLFAPTKDDVAETILRMVAPGDLVITLGAGDLYKIGERLIAEWSGKESGARS